AGAGATTTTTCTGTGAAAATTTCAGAAAATGCTAACCTTGCAGTAAGAGAAGCAGTAGATGCAAAATATTCGGAAATAGCTATTTACCCTAATCCTGCAGATACATTTGTAGAAGTGAAAAATCTTAAAGGTAAAGCAGACTACAAAATCTACAGTGCAGATGGAAGATTAGTTCAGGAAGGTAAAATTGAAGGTAAAATCAATGTTGCTTCTTTAGTAAAAGGAATGTATGTGATCACTATAAAAGATGACAAGAATACTTATAATACTAAGTTAATCAAGAAATAACACACATGAATCTCCGTATCAGGATCTAAAAAAACGGAGAGAAAAACGGTTTATTTAACTGAAAAAGGCTGTCTCTGGTTGAGGCAGCCTTTTGTTTATCATGAAGTCTGATGACCATTAAAAAAATCCAACATGGTTGCTAATGACTTTTCAGAATGCATCCGTTCTCCGTTTTCAAGAGATTCCTGTGTGGAAATGGCTGCTCTTTTACGCATATGATGTTCATAGTCGGAAATAGCTTCCTGTAATGTACTGTAGCTGTTGTTCGTTAAATATTCGCTTAGTTCAAGAGCATCCAGCATGGCCATATTAGCACCTTCCCCTGCAAATGGTGGCATTACGTGGGCGGCGTCACCTATCAGCGTTAGATTGGTTTGTGCTTCCCAGGTCTGATCTGAAGGCATAGAGTAGATCAGACGTGGAATAAATGGTGTTACGGCGTTTTCAAACAATTCATTCCAGATAGGGCTCCATCCGTTATATTCTGTTTTAAACCATTTTAGCATCTGTGCATGATCGGAAAAATCAAGACCGCTGTCGGCAGGCCAGTTTTCATCAGCTTTAAAGCTTGCATAAAATCCCAGATCTCCGTTGCCTTTCTGTCCAAGCAGAATATTTTTGGTATTTCCAAATGCCATTATTTTTCCACCTTTGATCATAGTATCAATCTGAGGTGCATTTTCTTTTGAAACATTTCCCTCCAGCATAATGACTCCGGAATAAATCGGTTTAATATCAGTAAGATAAGAACGTATTTTGGAATTGGCTCCGTCTCCGGCAATAACAAGATCTGCGTACACAGAATTTCCATTTTTAAATTGTAGCAACCAGCCTTCATTCTGACGTTCCATAGAGAGAAAATGACTGTCCCAGATTACTGTTTCGGGATGTAGAGAATCCAGCAGCATATTTCTTAACGGACCTCTGTCTATTTCCGGACGGAAATGTTCATGCCCAAAATCTTCTTCAGGCTTTGTTTCGTGATCATTAAAAAATATTTCTGCCTTTTCATTCATTATGAGTGTTCTGTCTGCTCCGGGACGGAAAGTCTTTTTAAATTCCTCCAAAAGTTCTGCCTTGCGTATAGCCGCCAGCCCCGAATCTTCATGCATGTCGAGAGGAGAACCCTGTACCCGTGCATTTTTATTGAAGTCTCTTTCATATACTTTTACGTCTGCACCTTTTAACTGTAAAAGTCTTGCCAGTGTAAGTCCTGCAGGGCCACCACCAACGATTGCTATTGATTTATTGTCTATCAGCATTGTTAATTTAAATTTTACAATGCAAATTTATTTTCCTTTCAACACGGATAATAGTACAAATCGGTCGTTTTTATTTTTGGATAATTCTTTGGGAGCAACCCCTGAAAATTTCTTCACTTCCTTGATGAAATGATTCTGATCAGTATAATTGAGTTCAGGAAAGAGTCTTCCCTGTGCTATGTGTTCCAATGATGTTCTGAAACGCAAAATAGTAGAGTAGGCTTTTAATGACAAACCAAGTTGTTTGGTAAAATAACGGTTGATCTGTCTGCTGCTCCAGCCTGTTTTTTCAGAAATTTCTTGTACGCTCATTTCACCTTTTGAGGCATAAACCAATTCAAAAAGTCTCTGTTTTCTTTCATCTACCTTTTGAGGAAGCCGTTCTTTTATTTTTTGAGTTGCTTTTTTACAGCAATGATTAAAATCCTTTAAGTCTTCAGCTTTAAAATTCCAGAAATCAGGAGAGAGTTCTTTTCCAATATTCAATAAATCTGCGATGGAGGTATTTAAAATATATTCAACAGCAAGAGGTTTGAAGCTGACGATAAATGCAGTTGTATGTGGAACGATATACCTTTGTTCAGGATAAGTTTCCAGTCCGAGAAGGGTAATATGAAAAGGTTCTGAAGCGGACTGTGAAAAAAATAAATCAATTCTTCCGTCAGGAATGATCACCACTTCTTTAGCTTCATCCGAAAAGTTCTGAAATGTTCCCAGATTTTCAACGAAATCTGCGATCTCTTTATCAGGTTCGACGAAATTATAAGTGAAGTCATTGTCCATATGAATGTTATCTGTCTTTTAAACAAGGAAATTACAAAATTACATCTGTTCTATTAAAAAAGTTTATAGTTTATTTTAATAGTTTATAAATGCTATTTTTGTCCCAGACAGATTTCAAAAAATAAATATGCTGCAGCTTCTATCTTATGGACAAATCATCACTTAATACCTACTTTCATTCTTTATTCAGCATCAAAACGGAAGTGGTTGAAAAGATCACTGAAACTTTTAATCATTTTGAATTAAAAGCAAGTACTGTTTTGCTGGATAAAGATGCCATCAGTACCAAAACATACTTTCTGGAAAAAGGTTATGTGCGGTCGTATATATTGAACGAAGATAATGAGGAGATTACCACTAATATTTATAAAGCCCCCTGCTTCGTTAATGATTTTCTGTCTTTTTTCAAACAACAGCCTACTAAAGAAATATACCAGACCGTGACTGAATGTGTTTTCTGGGAAACAGGATTGGAAAATGTACAACATAACTTCCACAATATTCCTGAATTCAGAGAGTTCAGCAGGCTTCTTCTTGTCCTTAATTACTATAATATTCACGACAGGCTGATAGAAATGGCAAGTCAGAAGGCTTCTACAAGATATTTTAATCTCATGAAGAAAGATCCTGATATTTTTCAGCATGTTCCTTTGAAGGTAATTGCTTCTTATCTAGGCATCAAAGACAGTTCATTGAGCCGGATCAGAAGGGATATTCATAAAATTTAATTTCTTTTCATTTGTCAAGTGATATTTCAGAGATCATCACTGATATTTGCTAAAAATAATTTCATGAACAAAAAACATATTGTCGTTGTAGGATTAGGTGGGGTAGGCGGTTACTTTGGATTTAAAATAAATCAAACCAATGAAACTTCCGGAAAATATACTGTTTCTTTTGTTGCCCGGGGAGAAACCTATGAGAAAGTGAAAGAAAATGGCTTGATTCTGTTATCTCCCGAACACTCCAATAGCCAAACGCATCCTAATGCTATAGCTCAGAATATCAGTGAGATCAAAAGTCCTGATCTGGTCCTGATTTGTGTAAAAGAATATGACCTTGAAAATGTGTGTAAGCAGCTGCTGCCAGTCATCAACAAAGATACAATATTGCTTCCGATGATGAACGGAGCAGATATCTACGACAGAATACGTACAGTCATTCCAGATCATACGGTTTTGCCAACCTGCATTTATGTGGCTTCCCATATTAAAGAAAGAGGAACTGTGGAGCATAAGGGGAAAGCAGGGAAAATGATTGTGGGAAAAGATCCCGAGCATTTTTCTGCCCCTGTAGAATGGATTGCTGATCTATTGAGTGAAAGTAAAATTGATTTCGATTTTAAAGACAATTCATTATCGGATATCTGGACGAAATTTATTTTCATTGCCAGTTTCGGATTGGTAACGGCTAAGCATAATTCATCCATCGGGGCTGTATGTACAAATGAACAGCAAAAGCATGAAGCCACCGAAATTATGAATGAAATAAAGCAGATTGCAGATAAAAAAGGAATTTCCCTTCAGGACGATATCATCGATAAAACTTTTGAAAAAGCATCTACATTTCCTTTTGACACCCCAACTTCTTTACAGCTTGATATTCATTCGGGAAAGAAAGATAATGAGCTGGAATTATTTGCCGGAGCTGTCTTAAAATATGGAACAGAACTTGGCATCGAAACTCCTTTTACTCAAAAAATTTACACGGAGATTAAAGAAAATAGATGGGCTAAAGCCAAATAAAAAAGTAGGATAAAAAGGCGGGTTAAAACCCGCCTCTATTGAAAATTAAATATAAAAGATAGAAATTTCTTAAGAATTCCCGTATTCAATATCGTATCTGTCCGTCCCGTCATTAAAATTCCCGGTCCCGGTCTTTGATCGTCCTGAATTTTGTTTTAAAAAATGTGTCTGCTTTTGCATTAAACTCATTGGTATACACCACCAAAGTGCTGTGTCCGGAATTGGGTAAAATCCATAAGTCAGCTTTAGGAATGTTTCTGAAAATTTCCAGGGTATGCTCCGGTTTTATAACATCATTATCTCCTCCGATAACGAGAACAGGAACTTTAATGCTGTGTAAAGACTTAGAATCTATATTGGGTTGTTCACTCAATAGTCTCTTGTATTTGAGAACAGTGTAATCAAGATCTGTTTTGTCTTTCTTTTGGGCAAATTGTTCTTTAAATTGTAAATAATTGGCGCTTACTCTTTTAAATATATCCGCCTGTACTGCACTAGAATCCGGTCTTAAATTAGCTCCTGTAACAATAAGCTTTTTTACCTTTTCCGGATGTCTCATGCTTAACAAAAGCCCATTAATACCACCATCACTCCAGCCAATCACAAAGGCAGAATCTATTTTCATTTTCTGGAGTAACTCAGCATAATCATCAGACATTATTTCATAAGTAAGAGCATCTCCTTTATCAATTGACTTTCCGTGAGCTCTGCTGTCAGCGACAATGACTTTATATTTCTTTGAAAAATAAGGAATCTGTTTAGAGAAGTCCACAATAGAACCTCCGTTTCCGTGAATGAGAAGTAATGGCTGTCCCTGGCCATAGGTTTCACAATACATTTTGATTCCATTGACATCATAATATTTACCCGCTTTAGAATTATTACCATAATGGGAACTCTTTAAAAGCTGGATGTATTCTTTTTTGAGCTTCTGAACATCACTCTGGGCAAAGAAAAAGGCAGGTAACAAAGCGAGAATAAATAATATCGGTTTCATAATTTATAGCATTAAATTTAAATTATTGATGTCATTTGTTTTCCCGATGAGTAGGAGATTCGGAGTTCTTGTTACAATAATGTATCAGAGTGAACCGTTATATAAGCTCAGGCACTATGCATAAATCTCTGCCGTTCCAATAGTACTTCTTCCGTTTCCTGGTGATCAGGATCATCTATGCAGCAGTCTACCGGGCATACAGCCTTGCACTGAGGTTCTTCATGAAACCCCTTGCATTCCGTGCATTTTCCGGATACGATATAGTAAACCTCGTCTGAAACAGCTTCATTATAAGTATCAGCATCAGCTTCCGTCCCGTCCGGGAATGTTATATGACCTGAAAGTTTTGTTTTGTCTTTCCAGCGCCAGTCGATGGCCCCTTCGTAAATGGCTGAATTGGGACATTCAGGTTCGCAGGCCCCACAGTTGATACAGGCATCCGTTATTTTTATAGCCATATTGTGTATGTTTAGAGGGTTTTAAAAAAGGGATTTCTTTAACGTTGAACGGTTCGGAAATCCCTGCTAAACTTAATTACAGCAGTTCAACACTGTTCTTTGAAAATAAGCAGCATAAAGTGTGCTAATTTTTATTTTTAAATCACTAATCTGCAGCAATTTCTACCACAAGCTCATCTATCTGAGCTGTAAGGTGGATCTGGCAGGCTAATCCGCTGGTTCTATTAAATTTGAAGAATTCAGGCTTTCTATTTTTTTAGAGGTTGCGATGCTGATAAGTTTATCAAATTTACCGGAATAGAGTTCTGAAATTTCATTTGAATGTTCAGAATCAAATAACGATGATCTCACAATAGGAACACTGAATGGTAATGGCCACGCTCTTAGTGATTTGGCAATAGAATCCATGGTATTGATTCCCTGCATGGCCTGAAGTCCATCTGCCCAGCATACCAAGCCGACAGTTTTATCCGTGAGGTAAGGCTCATATCTGTTGGCGGTCACTTCAAGCCAATCCAGACAGTTTTTCATTACTCCCGGAATACTTCCATGGTAAAGCGGAGCCAGCCAGATATGCAGCTCAGCATCGGTGAACATCTGGGTCATGCGTTCTACTGCCAAAGGAGTTTTGGTAAGTGTGACATCAAATAGCGGAATGCCGGAATCAGCAAGGGTAAAAATATCAGTATGAATTCCACGTATTTTCAGACGTTCTGAAAAATAGTTGGAAATCAGTCCGGAAGTAGATTGTGTTCTTCTTTCCAGAGATCCATTGAATATGATTGCTTTCATTTTTTTATTGTTTAAAAATTACTTTGGGTAATCCTATCTCACCATACATCAGTGTCTTAACCAAAGGTTTCAGCAGTCCTGCAGCTAATAAATAGAGTGCGGGATCATGATTGGTACTTGCCCGGACGACCACTTTCTGATTTCTGTAATGTTTCAGGTCTGCATAAATGAGACGACGTTTCCAGAGATCGAGAAGAACCGTTTCTGCATTGTTCAAATCGGCATAAGAAGCATAAGGAGATAGTTTTTCCATGATCAGCATATAAGCCCAGGGCGGGATAATAGCATCCGTAGAACAGATGATTCCAACTGCTTTTTCGTTATAGACAGAAAAATCCACCGCAGCAATTGATTCTTTAAACTCTTTCTCCTTGACAATCATTCCCATGAAGAGATGGTCTTTGATATCCAGTTCCACAATTTCTGTTGTCGGTTTGTAATCTGAAAGATCTAGGGCAATGATACCTGAAGTTTTTGCTTTATTGATAAATGTTTCCTCAGTCATAGTTTATTTACATTCAGTGTTAATTATCTTACTTTTGACAAAGCCTCTTCATATTTTCTCTCCACAGAAGACCAATCAAGAACAGACCAGAAAGAATCCAGATAATCTGCTCTTTTATTCTGATAGTTCAGATAATAAGCATGTTCCCACACATCTATCCCAAGAATAGGGAAGCCTCTGTTCATCGAAAGAATATCCATCATAGGATTATCCTGATTAGGTGTGGAACTTATGGCCAGAGATCCATTGAATTTTACAAAAAGCCATACCCATCCAGACCCGAATTGTGACAAGCCTGTTTTTTTAATTTCTGCTTTAAGGCTCTCAAGACTTCCAAAAGTTGCGATTACAGCATCATTAAGTGCACCTTCGGGATTAAGTTTGGGCTGAGGTGAAAGAATTTCCCAGAATAATGAATGATTATAGTGTCCTCCGCCATTATTTCTTACAGCAGGGCTGTATTCACTTATCCTTTGCAATAAAGAATCAAGATCAGGATTGGTTTCATTGGTTTGTGCCAGCGCAGCATTCAGATTATCTACATAGGCCTGATGATGGCGCTGATGATGAATTGTCATTGTTTCTTGATCTATAAAAGGTTCCAAAGCATCATAAGCGTAAGGTAGCTGAGGCAATGTAAATGGGTTCATCGTATTTATTTTTTTGATTATTGTTAGACAAAGGTATAAATATATTTAAATAAAACAACTTTTGAGTTGTTTTATTGATTGTGTGGTTTGAAAAGATAACAGTTTGTAAATGTTTGATTTATCTATCTTTTTTGGAGGTTATAGAAAATTACTATATTTGTTGTTGAAAAATAAAACAACCTAAATATTGCCAAATGAAGAAACCGGCAGCGGATCGCATTCTGATGTTTTTAAAGATGAGAGGTGAGGTTACATCACTTCTTATTGCCGAAGAATTGTCGATTACCAAAGAAGGGGCAAGAAAACATTTATTGAATCTTGCTCAGGAAGGATTGATCCGGTCTTCGGTGAAGAGCGAAGGAGTGGGGCGTCCCTCTACTTACTATACCCTTACAGAAAAAGGATTGGCTCAGTTTCCTGATACCCATGCAGATGTAACCGTTCAGATTCTGAAATCAGTAAAAAACCTTTTGGGTGAAAACGCATTGGAATTATTAATCAGTGATCGTGAGAAGAATACTCATGAACGATACGAAAAAGTACTTTCTAAGGCAAAATCTTTGGAACAGCGCCTTGAATCCCTGGCAAAAATACGTAGTGCAGAAGGATATATGGCAGAATGGAAAAAAGAAGGGAAAGATTATTTTCTGATTGAAAACCATTGCCCGATATGTGCTGCGGCAACAGAATGTCAAGGGTTTTGCCGCGCAGAATTATCTAATTTTCAGTCGCTGATAGGGAAAGAATATAAGGTTGAAAGAATAGATCATATTATTTCCGGCGGTCAGCGCTGTGTCTATAAAATCAGTTAGTAATTCATCATTCATAACTTATAATTTATCATTCAAAAGATGGCTTTAAAAGCAGTAATATTTGACATGGATGGAGTTCTGATAGATTCAGAAAAATTCTGGACTCAGGCAGAGCTTGACGTATTTTCATCTTATGGAGTGCAGGTCACGGAGGATCTCGCAGCACAAACCAGATATATGACCACTCAGGAAGTAACAGAATTCTGGTATGAAAGATTTCCCTGGGAAAATTTTGATGCGTCTGATTTAGAAAATAAAGTAGTCACAAGAGTGATTGAAATGATACAAAACCAAGACTGTACGATGTCTGGAGTACAGGAGTTTATTAAAAATCTTAAGAATAAAGAATATAAAATAGGACTGGCGACCAATGCACCTTTGCGTGTAGCACATGTGGTTCTTGAAAAACTTCAGGTTCGTGATCTGTTTGATACCGTTCATTCATCTGAATTTGAAACGCATGGGAAACCTCATCCGGCTGTGTATCTTACTTCCGCAAAAAATCTGGGCGTTTCTCCCGAACACTGCATTGCGATTGAAGACAGCCATTCAGGATTAAAGGCAGCGAAAGGTGCTGGAATGCAGACCGTAATTTTCACTAATAATGATGAAAGCATACACTCGGATCTTGCCGATTTTAAAATATTGGATTTTAATACAGCATTTCTTCCGGTGTTTAGTGAAGAATGAGTGGTGAATAGTGAATCCGCTTCGCTGTGAATTTTGAATATAGACAAAAATTATTGACTACTGGCTGCGCAGCAAATTGACCATTGATAAAAACCTAACCCCTCAATACCTCATCAAAATCTCCATCAGTACTAGAATAGAGACCAGTTTTTTAGACGACTGATATTCAGGATTCAGTTGTTCGCGGATTTCCCCCAAAGCTTTGCTTAATTTATTACTTACCGTCTTATTGCTTATTCCTAATGCTTCTGCGGTTTCATTAACGGACATATTTTTCCGGATTCTCATATCATATACCTGTTGCTCCGTTGAAGGAAGCTGGGCAACCACTTCATCAATCATTAATAATAAACTATTGATTTCATTTTCTTCAAGGATCTCAAAATAATCTGTATCTGATATCTCAAATTCATTAGGGATGTCAAACTCATCAATACTCAGCGTGGGAGGGGCTTTTCTATAATTGTTATAAAAGTCAAGGATACGGTAATGAAGATGGCGGAGAAGGTAGCCTTTTGCACTTTCGGAGTCGTCAGTTTGTATCGTATCTGTATTCTCAAGGATCTTTATCCATAGGTTCTGAAGGATTTCCTCCGCGATTTCTTTATCCCGGGTC
The window above is part of the Chryseobacterium sp. MA9 genome. Proteins encoded here:
- a CDS encoding NAD(P)/FAD-dependent oxidoreductase; this encodes MLIDNKSIAIVGGGPAGLTLARLLQLKGADVKVYERDFNKNARVQGSPLDMHEDSGLAAIRKAELLEEFKKTFRPGADRTLIMNEKAEIFFNDHETKPEEDFGHEHFRPEIDRGPLRNMLLDSLHPETVIWDSHFLSMERQNEGWLLQFKNGNSVYADLVIAGDGANSKIRSYLTDIKPIYSGVIMLEGNVSKENAPQIDTMIKGGKIMAFGNTKNILLGQKGNGDLGFYASFKADENWPADSGLDFSDHAQMLKWFKTEYNGWSPIWNELFENAVTPFIPRLIYSMPSDQTWEAQTNLTLIGDAAHVMPPFAGEGANMAMLDALELSEYLTNNSYSTLQEAISDYEHHMRKRAAISTQESLENGERMHSEKSLATMLDFFNGHQTS
- a CDS encoding AraC family transcriptional regulator codes for the protein MDNDFTYNFVEPDKEIADFVENLGTFQNFSDEAKEVVIIPDGRIDLFFSQSASEPFHITLLGLETYPEQRYIVPHTTAFIVSFKPLAVEYILNTSIADLLNIGKELSPDFWNFKAEDLKDFNHCCKKATQKIKERLPQKVDERKQRLFELVYASKGEMSVQEISEKTGWSSRQINRYFTKQLGLSLKAYSTILRFRTSLEHIAQGRLFPELNYTDQNHFIKEVKKFSGVAPKELSKNKNDRFVLLSVLKGK
- a CDS encoding Crp/Fnr family transcriptional regulator, yielding MDKSSLNTYFHSLFSIKTEVVEKITETFNHFELKASTVLLDKDAISTKTYFLEKGYVRSYILNEDNEEITTNIYKAPCFVNDFLSFFKQQPTKEIYQTVTECVFWETGLENVQHNFHNIPEFREFSRLLLVLNYYNIHDRLIEMASQKASTRYFNLMKKDPDIFQHVPLKVIASYLGIKDSSLSRIRRDIHKI
- a CDS encoding ketopantoate reductase family protein translates to MNKKHIVVVGLGGVGGYFGFKINQTNETSGKYTVSFVARGETYEKVKENGLILLSPEHSNSQTHPNAIAQNISEIKSPDLVLICVKEYDLENVCKQLLPVINKDTILLPMMNGADIYDRIRTVIPDHTVLPTCIYVASHIKERGTVEHKGKAGKMIVGKDPEHFSAPVEWIADLLSESKIDFDFKDNSLSDIWTKFIFIASFGLVTAKHNSSIGAVCTNEQQKHEATEIMNEIKQIADKKGISLQDDIIDKTFEKASTFPFDTPTSLQLDIHSGKKDNELELFAGAVLKYGTELGIETPFTQKIYTEIKENRWAKAK
- a CDS encoding alpha/beta fold hydrolase, which gives rise to MKPILFILALLPAFFFAQSDVQKLKKEYIQLLKSSHYGNNSKAGKYYDVNGIKMYCETYGQGQPLLLIHGNGGSIVDFSKQIPYFSKKYKVIVADSRAHGKSIDKGDALTYEIMSDDYAELLQKMKIDSAFVIGWSDGGINGLLLSMRHPEKVKKLIVTGANLRPDSSAVQADIFKRVSANYLQFKEQFAQKKDKTDLDYTVLKYKRLLSEQPNIDSKSLHSIKVPVLVIGGDNDVIKPEHTLEIFRNIPKADLWILPNSGHSTLVVYTNEFNAKADTFFKTKFRTIKDRDREF
- a CDS encoding 4Fe-4S dicluster domain-containing protein; the protein is MAIKITDACINCGACEPECPNSAIYEGAIDWRWKDKTKLSGHITFPDGTEADADTYNEAVSDEVYYIVSGKCTECKGFHEEPQCKAVCPVDCCIDDPDHQETEEVLLERQRFMHSA
- a CDS encoding NADPH-dependent FMN reductase; the encoded protein is MKAIIFNGSLERRTQSTSGLISNYFSERLKIRGIHTDIFTLADSGIPLFDVTLTKTPLAVERMTQMFTDAELHIWLAPLYHGSIPGVMKNCLDWLEVTANRYEPYLTDKTVGLVCWADGLQAMQGINTMDSIAKSLRAWPLPFSVPIVRSSLFDSEHSNEISELYSGKFDKLISIATSKKIESLNSSNLIEPAD
- a CDS encoding DUF2480 family protein, with amino-acid sequence MTEETFINKAKTSGIIALDLSDYKPTTEIVELDIKDHLFMGMIVKEKEFKESIAAVDFSVYNEKAVGIICSTDAIIPPWAYMLIMEKLSPYASYADLNNAETVLLDLWKRRLIYADLKHYRNQKVVVRASTNHDPALYLLAAGLLKPLVKTLMYGEIGLPKVIFKQ
- a CDS encoding superoxide dismutase, encoding MNPFTLPQLPYAYDALEPFIDQETMTIHHQRHHQAYVDNLNAALAQTNETNPDLDSLLQRISEYSPAVRNNGGGHYNHSLFWEILSPQPKLNPEGALNDAVIATFGSLESLKAEIKKTGLSQFGSGWVWLFVKFNGSLAISSTPNQDNPMMDILSMNRGFPILGIDVWEHAYYLNYQNKRADYLDSFWSVLDWSSVERKYEEALSKVR
- a CDS encoding metalloregulator ArsR/SmtB family transcription factor gives rise to the protein MKKPAADRILMFLKMRGEVTSLLIAEELSITKEGARKHLLNLAQEGLIRSSVKSEGVGRPSTYYTLTEKGLAQFPDTHADVTVQILKSVKNLLGENALELLISDREKNTHERYEKVLSKAKSLEQRLESLAKIRSAEGYMAEWKKEGKDYFLIENHCPICAAATECQGFCRAELSNFQSLIGKEYKVERIDHIISGGQRCVYKIS
- the hxpB gene encoding hexitol phosphatase HxpB, which produces MALKAVIFDMDGVLIDSEKFWTQAELDVFSSYGVQVTEDLAAQTRYMTTQEVTEFWYERFPWENFDASDLENKVVTRVIEMIQNQDCTMSGVQEFIKNLKNKEYKIGLATNAPLRVAHVVLEKLQVRDLFDTVHSSEFETHGKPHPAVYLTSAKNLGVSPEHCIAIEDSHSGLKAAKGAGMQTVIFTNNDESIHSDLADFKILDFNTAFLPVFSEE
- a CDS encoding RNA polymerase sigma factor gives rise to the protein MSPTDYTLLKKIKSGDRPAFMLLYDRYWDSLYSFVFVRTRDKEIAEEILQNLWIKILENTDTIQTDDSESAKGYLLRHLHYRILDFYNNYRKAPPTLSIDEFDIPNEFEISDTDYFEILEENEINSLLLMIDEVVAQLPSTEQQVYDMRIRKNMSVNETAEALGISNKTVSNKLSKALGEIREQLNPEYQSSKKLVSILVLMEILMRY